The following coding sequences are from one Natrarchaeobaculum sulfurireducens window:
- a CDS encoding formate--tetrahydrofolate ligase, with amino-acid sequence MNTSTDQDLPSDVELARRADRQPIEDVVAPLGLEPADLDQYGDHVAKLSSATTRRLTDRAASSDTRYVLVTGMTPTPRGEGKTVTNVGLAQAFDRLGKTAVAAIREPSLGPVFGVKGGAAGGGYSQVLPMKEINLHFTGDLHAVTAAHNLIAATLDNHVHQGNALEIDVDRVVWPRALDVNDRALREAVVGLGGSANGPPREDAFVLTPASELMAVLCLASDLEDLESRIGRIVVATDADGAPVTVDDLGVTGAVVVLLEDAFRPNVVQTTEGTPAFVHGGPFANIAHGTNTIVADRAAGALADYVVTEAGFGADLGAEKFFDIVAPAADITPAAAVLVVTVRALKYHGKDLWPVEFDALEDPDVEAVRGGFANLDRHVDVLQQYGVPVVVAINRFPSDTDAEVDAILEHCRDDLEVRAAESTVHRDGGDGGIALAKAVDAAVEGHEGTFAPLYDRDAPVSEKIETVATEVYGADGVTFTADARKDLERLERVGLETAPVCLSKTPYSFSDDASKNGAPTGWELTVRELRPAAGAGFVVALTGDVLTMPGLPAEPAALEMGLADDGSVSGLF; translated from the coding sequence ATGAACACGTCCACCGACCAGGACCTCCCATCCGACGTCGAACTCGCACGACGGGCCGACCGCCAGCCAATCGAGGACGTCGTCGCGCCGCTGGGGCTCGAGCCCGCGGATCTCGACCAGTACGGCGACCACGTCGCGAAGCTCTCGTCGGCGACGACCCGGCGACTGACCGACCGGGCGGCCTCGAGCGATACCCGGTACGTCCTCGTCACCGGGATGACGCCGACGCCACGTGGCGAGGGCAAGACCGTGACGAACGTCGGTCTCGCCCAGGCGTTCGACCGACTCGGGAAGACGGCCGTCGCGGCGATCAGGGAGCCGTCGCTCGGTCCCGTCTTCGGTGTCAAGGGCGGAGCCGCAGGCGGCGGCTACTCGCAAGTCCTCCCGATGAAAGAGATCAACCTCCACTTCACGGGGGACCTCCACGCGGTGACGGCGGCACACAACCTCATCGCGGCGACCCTCGACAATCACGTCCACCAGGGTAACGCGCTCGAAATCGACGTCGACCGGGTCGTCTGGCCGCGGGCGCTCGACGTCAACGACCGGGCCCTGCGTGAGGCCGTCGTCGGCCTCGGCGGCTCCGCGAACGGCCCGCCCCGCGAGGACGCGTTCGTGTTGACGCCAGCCTCCGAACTGATGGCCGTCCTCTGTCTGGCGAGCGACCTCGAGGACCTCGAGTCACGGATCGGCCGAATCGTCGTCGCCACCGACGCCGACGGCGCGCCGGTGACTGTCGACGACCTCGGCGTCACCGGCGCGGTCGTCGTCCTGCTCGAGGACGCGTTCCGGCCGAACGTCGTCCAGACGACCGAGGGGACGCCGGCGTTCGTCCACGGCGGCCCGTTCGCGAACATCGCCCACGGGACGAACACGATCGTCGCCGACCGAGCGGCCGGTGCGCTCGCCGACTACGTCGTCACCGAGGCCGGCTTCGGCGCCGACCTGGGTGCCGAGAAGTTCTTCGACATCGTCGCGCCAGCCGCGGACATCACGCCTGCTGCGGCCGTTCTCGTCGTCACCGTCCGCGCACTCAAGTACCACGGCAAGGATCTCTGGCCCGTCGAGTTCGACGCCCTCGAGGACCCCGACGTCGAGGCCGTTCGTGGCGGTTTCGCGAACCTCGACCGTCACGTCGACGTCCTCCAGCAGTACGGCGTTCCCGTCGTCGTCGCGATCAACCGCTTCCCCAGCGATACGGACGCCGAAGTCGACGCGATCCTCGAGCACTGCCGGGACGACCTCGAGGTTCGGGCCGCCGAGTCGACCGTCCACCGCGACGGCGGCGACGGCGGGATCGCGCTCGCGAAGGCCGTGGATGCCGCCGTCGAGGGCCACGAGGGGACGTTCGCGCCGCTATACGATCGGGACGCTCCCGTCTCCGAGAAGATCGAAACCGTCGCGACCGAGGTCTACGGTGCCGACGGCGTGACGTTCACCGCGGACGCCCGCAAGGACCTCGAGCGACTCGAGCGCGTCGGCCTCGAGACGGCACCGGTCTGTCTCTCGAAGACGCCGTACTCGTTCAGCGACGACGCGTCGAAAAACGGCGCACCGACGGGGTGGGAACTGACGGTCCGCGAACTGCGACCCGCCGCGGGAGCCGGGTTCGTCGTCGCACTCACTGGCGACGTGCTCACGATGCCCGGATTGCCCGCCGAACCAGCGGCCCTCGAGATGGGGCTCGCAGACGACGGCAGCGTCTCGGGACTGTTCTGA
- a CDS encoding GYD domain-containing protein, giving the protein MPTYMSLIQLGNRDVQNAQELASIWGEMATEFDGYNAELVDSYAILGQHDFIVIFEAEDNEAGFKCALTLRRHGLESQTMEIVDTDDFSHLVDDI; this is encoded by the coding sequence ATGCCGACGTACATGTCACTTATTCAGCTTGGCAATCGCGACGTCCAGAACGCCCAGGAACTGGCGTCGATTTGGGGCGAGATGGCCACGGAATTCGACGGGTACAACGCCGAACTCGTCGACTCCTACGCGATTCTCGGCCAGCACGATTTCATCGTCATCTTCGAGGCCGAAGACAACGAAGCCGGGTTCAAATGCGCGTTGACACTCCGACGCCACGGCCTCGAGAGCCAGACGATGGAGATCGTCGACACTGACGACTTCTCACACCTCGTCGACGACATCTGA
- the pyk gene encoding pyruvate kinase — MRNAKIVCTLGPASSDRRTIRALADAGMSVARLNASHGSREDRAELIDRVRAVDEARDEPVAVMLDMQGPEIRTAPLPDGETVTLETGSEIRFVEGDEVSAETVGLSLSIDPVEAGDRILLDDGLIEATVIESEGTAVRARVDTGGELAGRKGVNVPGVDLDLEIVTESDRKDLELAAEKAVDFVAASFVRDAEDVYEVSEVLEDQHAEIPIVSKIERAGAVENLDEIVDASEGIMVARGDLGVECPMEEVPMIQKRIIRKSRDAGLPVITATEMLDSMVEARRPTRAEASDVANAVLDGTDAVMLSAETAVGDHPVAVVEAMDSIVREVERSGEYAELLEQRVPSAGEARTDALARSARFLARDIGADAIVAATESGYTALKTAKYRPGVPVVASTPTHEVRRRLALSWGVTPLYAEVSDQSADAVVEKAVQSALDAGLADSGDTVVVLCGMMTDLEGANTTNMLKVHVAAEALTTGRVVVEGRATGPLVRVSDGDLSAVPEGAVLALPAEFDEEFSGDVSKIGGIVNARRGLTGYPALVAREMGIPMVSGADIDDAGEGEVVTVDAERGVVYGGPLGDETERS; from the coding sequence ATGAGAAACGCGAAGATCGTCTGTACGCTCGGACCTGCCTCGAGCGACAGGCGGACGATTCGGGCGCTCGCAGACGCGGGGATGTCGGTCGCACGGTTGAACGCGAGCCACGGCAGCCGCGAGGACCGCGCCGAGTTGATCGATCGGGTGAGAGCCGTCGACGAAGCCCGCGACGAACCCGTTGCGGTCATGCTCGACATGCAAGGCCCCGAGATCCGAACCGCGCCGTTGCCCGACGGAGAGACGGTGACCCTCGAGACCGGCTCGGAGATCCGGTTCGTCGAGGGCGACGAGGTCTCCGCCGAGACGGTCGGACTCTCGCTGTCGATCGATCCCGTGGAGGCGGGGGATCGAATCCTGCTCGACGACGGACTGATCGAGGCGACTGTTATCGAGTCCGAGGGCACTGCGGTACGAGCCCGCGTCGATACCGGCGGCGAACTCGCCGGGCGCAAGGGGGTGAACGTCCCCGGCGTCGACCTCGATCTCGAGATCGTCACCGAAAGCGACCGGAAAGACCTCGAACTCGCAGCCGAGAAAGCGGTCGATTTCGTCGCCGCGAGTTTCGTCCGCGATGCCGAGGACGTCTACGAGGTCAGCGAGGTGCTCGAAGACCAGCACGCCGAAATTCCGATCGTCTCGAAGATCGAACGTGCCGGTGCGGTCGAGAACCTAGACGAGATCGTCGACGCCTCAGAAGGGATCATGGTCGCCCGTGGAGACCTGGGCGTCGAATGTCCGATGGAAGAGGTGCCGATGATCCAAAAGCGGATCATCAGGAAGAGCCGGGATGCGGGCCTGCCCGTGATTACGGCGACGGAGATGCTCGACTCGATGGTCGAAGCGCGCCGACCCACCCGCGCGGAGGCCTCCGACGTCGCGAACGCCGTCCTCGACGGCACCGACGCGGTGATGCTCTCCGCCGAGACCGCCGTTGGCGACCACCCCGTCGCAGTCGTCGAGGCGATGGACAGCATCGTCCGCGAGGTCGAACGATCGGGTGAGTACGCCGAACTGCTCGAGCAGCGGGTTCCGTCTGCGGGCGAGGCGCGGACGGACGCGCTGGCGCGATCGGCGCGCTTTCTGGCCCGTGACATCGGTGCTGACGCCATCGTCGCCGCAACCGAGTCGGGCTACACAGCGCTGAAGACGGCAAAGTACCGTCCCGGCGTTCCGGTCGTTGCCTCGACACCAACACACGAGGTCCGCCGACGGCTCGCGCTTTCGTGGGGCGTTACGCCACTGTACGCCGAAGTCTCTGACCAGAGCGCAGACGCCGTCGTCGAGAAGGCCGTCCAGTCGGCACTGGATGCCGGGCTCGCCGACAGCGGCGACACCGTTGTCGTCCTCTGTGGCATGATGACTGATCTCGAGGGGGCAAACACGACGAACATGCTCAAGGTCCACGTCGCCGCGGAAGCGCTGACGACGGGCCGCGTCGTCGTCGAGGGGCGGGCGACAGGGCCGCTCGTCCGCGTTTCCGACGGTGATCTCTCCGCGGTTCCCGAGGGAGCCGTCCTCGCACTTCCGGCGGAGTTCGACGAGGAGTTTTCGGGCGACGTCTCGAAGATCGGCGGCATCGTCAACGCCCGACGTGGCCTGACGGGCTATCCTGCACTGGTCGCCCGGGAGATGGGCATTCCAATGGTCAGCGGCGCGGACATCGACGACGCTGGCGAGGGTGAGGTCGTGACAGTCGACGCCGAACGCGGCGTCGTCTACGGTGGCCCCCTCGGCGACGAAACCGAACGCTCCTGA
- a CDS encoding DUF7312 domain-containing protein, protein MADEASGNDRDEDDDADEFMSSPTDPTARRGDRETDHTWQPSARPLSSDEDATDEDGSSRPGSTASSYDGFDDSSGDPDDRARIRLDLSREDDREEGSSDDQLDDDSYGPEPSSAPVEAGEPRLENVVFVLLGAIAMLLVVGRVVAIPT, encoded by the coding sequence ATGGCAGACGAGGCGTCCGGCAACGACCGCGACGAGGACGACGATGCCGACGAGTTCATGTCGTCACCGACGGACCCGACGGCCCGGCGAGGCGACCGGGAGACTGACCACACCTGGCAGCCGTCGGCGCGCCCGCTCTCGAGCGACGAGGACGCGACCGACGAGGACGGCAGCTCGCGACCAGGATCGACGGCCTCGAGTTACGACGGCTTCGACGACTCGAGCGGAGACCCCGACGACCGAGCGCGGATTCGACTCGATCTCTCGCGCGAGGACGACCGTGAAGAGGGCTCGAGCGACGACCAGCTGGACGACGACTCGTACGGCCCCGAGCCCAGTTCGGCGCCGGTCGAAGCCGGCGAGCCACGCCTCGAGAACGTTGTCTTCGTGCTCCTGGGAGCGATTGCGATGCTCCTGGTGGTGGGTCGCGTTGTTGCGATCCCAACTTGA
- a CDS encoding RNA-guided endonuclease InsQ/TnpB family protein → MSRTIRTFESTITNQRQVRDDLDQLGWAASKLWNVGRYYAQEQWDETGEIPDDGELKAELKGHERYTDLHSQSSQRVLEELAEAFNGWFGKRRNGDDRARPPGYRKNGDSHPRSTVSFKVAGFKHDEQFNRVRLSKGCNLKEHRSDFILCEYQTRPDVDLTEWDIQQVRAIYKHDEWRLQFICRTVIDPESPGEEVAGVDLGICNFAAVSFGGESVLYPGGALKEDEYYFTKKKAKCDDSSSREATRLDRNRTGRRTHFLHTLSKAIVEECVKRGVGTLVVGDLGGIREDGENGEPRNWGDHGNLDLHGWTFDRFTTLLDYKAEAEGIDVELVSERDTSNSCSACGQTDDKQRVERGLYVCEKCDTVANADVNGAENIRQKVLPSLATDGGDRDNGWLAQPAVHLFDRSEGCFAPREQVVNREP, encoded by the coding sequence ATGAGTCGAACCATCCGAACCTTCGAGTCCACGATCACGAACCAGCGACAGGTTCGTGACGACCTCGACCAACTCGGATGGGCCGCCTCAAAACTCTGGAACGTCGGTCGCTACTACGCACAAGAACAGTGGGACGAAACGGGCGAGATTCCCGATGACGGGGAACTCAAAGCCGAACTCAAAGGTCACGAACGCTATACGGACTTACATTCTCAATCCAGTCAGCGCGTTCTCGAAGAACTCGCTGAAGCGTTTAACGGCTGGTTCGGCAAGCGTCGGAACGGCGACGACCGTGCCCGACCGCCCGGCTACCGCAAAAACGGAGACTCCCATCCACGTTCAACCGTGTCGTTCAAAGTGGCTGGCTTCAAGCACGATGAACAGTTCAACCGCGTTCGCCTCTCGAAAGGCTGCAACCTCAAAGAACACCGTTCAGACTTCATCCTGTGCGAGTACCAGACTCGCCCGGATGTTGACCTGACCGAGTGGGACATTCAACAAGTTCGCGCAATCTACAAGCATGACGAGTGGCGTCTTCAATTCATCTGTCGCACCGTCATCGACCCGGAATCACCGGGTGAAGAGGTGGCTGGTGTTGACCTCGGGATTTGCAACTTCGCCGCCGTCTCGTTCGGCGGCGAGTCGGTGTTGTATCCCGGTGGCGCACTCAAAGAGGACGAATACTACTTTACGAAGAAGAAAGCCAAGTGCGACGATTCCTCATCTCGTGAAGCTACTCGGCTTGACCGGAATCGAACAGGCCGCCGGACACACTTCTTGCACACGCTCTCGAAAGCAATCGTAGAAGAGTGTGTCAAACGAGGTGTCGGCACGCTCGTCGTTGGCGATCTCGGTGGCATTCGAGAGGACGGCGAGAACGGTGAACCCCGAAACTGGGGTGACCACGGAAATCTTGACTTGCACGGGTGGACGTTCGACCGTTTCACGACGCTACTCGACTACAAGGCGGAAGCCGAGGGCATCGACGTAGAGTTGGTGTCGGAACGCGATACGTCGAACTCGTGTTCAGCGTGTGGTCAAACCGACGACAAACAGCGTGTGGAACGCGGACTGTACGTGTGTGAAAAGTGCGACACGGTTGCGAACGCAGACGTGAACGGCGCGGAGAACATTCGACAAAAGGTACTCCCGAGTCTCGCCACGGATGGCGGTGATAGGGATAACGGCTGGTTGGCACAGCCAGCGGTTCACCTGTTCGACCGTAGTGAGGGTTGTTTCGCCCCACGAGAACAGGTCGTGAACCGCGAACCCTAA
- a CDS encoding shikimate dehydrogenase — translation MQVFGLLGNPVGHSLSPPMHEAAYDELGLDARYVTFEPEPDDAEAAVCGADALGIAGLNVTIPFKQDVLSVVDPDPMAERIGAVNTIDFSGTEPTGHNTDATGAMRALRDHDVPIDGARAVVVGAGGAGRAVSFGLADAGATVAIANRTESKATDLAEAVPDASGHGLADLESLVADADVLINATSVGMEEDATPVPAEALHGELAVMDAVYRPLETRLLEDAAAVGATTVDGAWMLLYQGVEAFELWTGRDAPVDEMNEALRSRL, via the coding sequence ATGCAGGTCTTCGGGCTGCTCGGCAACCCGGTGGGGCACTCGCTGTCGCCGCCGATGCACGAGGCCGCCTACGACGAACTCGGACTCGACGCGCGGTACGTGACCTTCGAACCCGAACCGGACGACGCCGAAGCCGCAGTGTGTGGGGCCGACGCACTCGGCATCGCGGGGCTGAACGTGACCATCCCGTTCAAACAGGACGTCCTGTCGGTCGTCGACCCGGACCCGATGGCCGAACGGATCGGTGCGGTCAACACCATCGACTTCTCGGGCACGGAGCCGACGGGCCACAACACTGACGCGACGGGCGCGATGCGTGCACTCAGAGACCACGACGTGCCGATCGACGGTGCACGCGCCGTCGTCGTCGGCGCTGGCGGCGCTGGCCGGGCGGTCTCGTTCGGCCTCGCGGACGCCGGCGCAACGGTCGCCATCGCCAACCGGACCGAATCGAAAGCGACCGACCTCGCCGAGGCGGTTCCCGACGCGAGCGGCCACGGCCTCGCGGACCTCGAGTCGCTGGTCGCCGACGCCGACGTCCTGATCAACGCGACGAGCGTCGGCATGGAAGAAGACGCGACGCCCGTTCCGGCCGAGGCCCTCCACGGCGAGCTAGCGGTGATGGATGCGGTGTACCGGCCACTCGAGACGCGACTCCTCGAGGACGCGGCCGCCGTTGGTGCAACGACGGTCGACGGCGCCTGGATGTTGCTCTATCAGGGCGTCGAGGCGTTCGAGCTGTGGACCGGTCGTGACGCCCCGGTCGACGAGATGAACGAGGCGCTCCGATCACGGCTCTAA
- a CDS encoding helix-hairpin-helix domain-containing protein, with protein MAILQKLKSLLGLEDSDSQRQDTREVGVTVERERSAEADATAADEAAAAGTTASSSTDAMTSPPDDPEAAAEPAEATGPTEADAAPTTEKTPDVRASSSPRGDVDEDATESETDDETESDGDDDADEVPVTEAEPDAETGPDVAEEKADANPETAVDTEGDEDAESEVAVDEAVDTADETESEPVNSIKGIGPAYADRLADADVETVADLADADAADLSELTDISEKRIQGWIDRAELR; from the coding sequence ATGGCAATCCTGCAAAAGCTGAAGTCGTTGTTGGGCCTCGAGGACTCGGACTCGCAGCGCCAGGATACGCGGGAGGTGGGCGTCACGGTCGAACGCGAACGCTCAGCGGAAGCCGACGCGACCGCGGCAGACGAGGCGGCTGCGGCCGGGACGACCGCCTCGAGTTCGACCGACGCGATGACGTCGCCGCCCGACGATCCCGAGGCGGCTGCCGAGCCGGCTGAAGCGACGGGGCCGACCGAGGCCGACGCGGCTCCGACGACGGAGAAGACGCCCGACGTTCGTGCCTCCTCGAGCCCAAGAGGAGACGTTGACGAGGACGCAACCGAATCAGAGACGGACGACGAAACCGAATCGGACGGGGACGACGACGCGGATGAAGTACCGGTGACGGAGGCCGAACCCGACGCGGAGACGGGACCCGACGTCGCGGAGGAGAAAGCGGACGCCAACCCGGAAACGGCCGTCGATACAGAGGGCGACGAAGACGCCGAATCGGAAGTGGCTGTCGACGAGGCGGTCGACACAGCGGACGAGACAGAGAGCGAGCCCGTCAACTCGATCAAGGGGATCGGCCCGGCCTACGCCGACCGGCTCGCCGACGCCGACGTCGAAACCGTCGCAGACCTCGCCGACGCCGATGCGGCCGACCTCTCCGAACTGACCGATATCTCCGAAAAACGCATTCAGGGCTGGATCGACCGCGCGGAACTCCGATAG
- the pabB gene encoding aminodeoxychorismate synthase, component I produces MSDPRVVTTADSFRAAVGEALDGASDDDLESPVSRRIRVPVEVRVTVSDPSLAYRRARQESGGALLETTGGQPGWGYFGVDPIERLTVSSEAAVWTAASTGSPTLAALEGVLERDTLVRGDCDVPYPCGAVGWLSYDVARELETLPESAVDDRGLPRLEVGVYDRLAAWEEPIDDEAVTLRITACPRLAIGDGDELEDAAIEAAYDRGRERALELATAAVEGDPAASEPPVSSVEATFESDCGREAFADRVRRVKASVRDGDTFQANVSQRLVAPAAVHPVDAYDALRRVNPAPYSCLLEFRAVDLVSASPELLLERDGEFVRTEPIAGTRPRGQTPEEDAALEADLLADEKERAEHAMLVDLERNDLGKVCAYGSVEVSEYRRIDRYSEVMHLVSDVTGRLRPDETLADAIAAVFPGGTITGAPKPKTMAIIDELEATRRGPYTGSVGIFGFDGRATLNIVIRTLVRHDEEYHLRVGAGIVHDSDPYREYDETLDKARALITAVDEALGEQAEMALETDGGESVASAEIEREATALEDELDGGESDA; encoded by the coding sequence ATGAGCGATCCGCGCGTCGTGACGACCGCCGACTCGTTCCGGGCAGCCGTGGGCGAGGCCCTCGACGGTGCCAGTGACGACGACCTCGAGTCACCGGTCTCGCGCAGGATCAGGGTGCCGGTCGAGGTTCGAGTTACCGTCTCCGACCCGTCTCTCGCGTACCGACGGGCTCGGCAGGAATCCGGTGGAGCACTTCTCGAGACGACGGGCGGTCAGCCGGGCTGGGGGTATTTCGGCGTCGATCCGATCGAGCGACTGACGGTCTCCTCCGAGGCCGCCGTCTGGACGGCCGCGAGCACCGGCTCACCTACTCTCGCCGCCCTCGAGGGAGTGCTCGAGCGAGACACCCTCGTCCGTGGCGACTGTGACGTGCCCTATCCCTGCGGGGCGGTCGGCTGGCTCTCCTACGACGTGGCTCGCGAACTCGAGACCCTGCCCGAGTCGGCCGTCGACGATCGCGGTTTGCCCCGCCTCGAGGTTGGCGTCTACGACCGACTGGCTGCCTGGGAGGAGCCGATCGACGACGAGGCGGTGACGCTGCGAATTACCGCGTGTCCACGACTCGCCATCGGTGATGGCGACGAGCTTGAAGACGCCGCCATCGAGGCGGCATACGACCGCGGCCGCGAACGCGCCCTCGAGCTGGCGACTGCGGCCGTCGAGGGTGATCCTGCTGCCAGCGAGCCGCCCGTTTCGAGCGTGGAAGCGACGTTCGAGAGCGACTGCGGACGCGAGGCGTTCGCCGACCGCGTCCGACGGGTCAAAGCGTCCGTTCGCGACGGCGACACCTTCCAGGCCAACGTCTCCCAGCGGCTGGTCGCCCCGGCCGCCGTCCACCCCGTCGACGCCTACGACGCGCTCAGGCGGGTCAACCCCGCGCCCTATTCGTGTCTGCTCGAGTTCCGTGCGGTCGATCTGGTGAGTGCGAGCCCCGAACTGCTACTCGAGCGCGACGGGGAGTTCGTCCGGACGGAACCCATCGCGGGGACGCGCCCGCGAGGACAGACCCCCGAGGAGGACGCCGCGCTCGAGGCTGATCTGCTCGCAGACGAGAAAGAACGCGCCGAACACGCGATGCTGGTCGATCTCGAGCGAAACGACCTCGGGAAGGTCTGTGCGTACGGTTCCGTCGAGGTCTCTGAGTATCGCCGGATCGATCGCTATTCCGAGGTGATGCATCTGGTTTCGGACGTCACCGGTCGCCTCCGCCCCGACGAGACGCTCGCGGATGCCATCGCGGCCGTCTTTCCCGGCGGGACGATCACCGGTGCACCGAAACCGAAGACGATGGCGATCATCGACGAACTCGAGGCCACCCGCCGTGGCCCCTACACGGGCAGCGTCGGCATCTTCGGCTTCGACGGCCGGGCAACGCTGAACATCGTGATTCGAACGCTCGTCCGTCACGACGAGGAGTACCACCTGCGCGTCGGGGCGGGAATCGTCCACGACTCCGACCCCTACCGCGAGTACGACGAGACGCTCGATAAGGCCCGCGCGCTCATCACCGCGGTCGACGAGGCGCTCGGCGAACAAGCAGAGATGGCCCTCGAGACCGACGGCGGCGAATCGGTAGCGAGTGCCGAGATCGAACGCGAAGCGACCGCGCTCGAGGACGAGTTAGACGGCGGTGAGTCCGATGCGTGA
- a CDS encoding anthranilate synthase component II, which yields MREEIRILVVDNYDSFAYNLVQYVGVVADDVVVRRNDAIDLEDVHDIAPTGIVVSPGPGTPQDAGISIPLFAETEYPVLGVCLGHQALCAAHGAPVIHAPEVVHGKPSSVSHDGEGIFAGLPETVYVGRYHSLAVERGDLPDALAETARTTDERGVLMAVRHRTRPHVGVQFHPESILTREAEPATTTGTNSGGDDISLGVGKRLIENFCELAAADEATEGKR from the coding sequence ATGCGTGAGGAGATTCGAATACTCGTCGTCGACAACTACGATTCGTTCGCGTACAACCTCGTCCAGTACGTGGGTGTGGTCGCCGACGACGTCGTGGTCCGGCGAAACGACGCGATCGACCTCGAGGACGTCCACGACATAGCTCCGACGGGGATCGTCGTCTCGCCCGGTCCCGGAACCCCACAGGACGCGGGCATCTCGATCCCACTGTTCGCCGAAACCGAGTACCCGGTCTTGGGGGTCTGTCTCGGCCATCAGGCGCTGTGTGCAGCCCACGGCGCGCCGGTCATCCACGCGCCGGAGGTCGTCCACGGCAAACCCTCGAGCGTCAGTCACGACGGCGAGGGGATCTTCGCGGGGCTGCCGGAAACCGTCTATGTCGGGCGCTACCACTCGCTGGCCGTCGAGCGTGGAGACCTCCCCGACGCCCTCGCAGAGACCGCGCGGACGACCGACGAACGCGGCGTGTTGATGGCCGTCCGCCACCGCACGCGGCCACACGTCGGCGTGCAGTTTCACCCCGAGAGCATCCTGACGCGGGAGGCCGAGCCCGCCACTACGACCGGGACGAACAGTGGGGGCGACGACATCTCGCTCGGGGTTGGCAAACGACTGATCGAGAACTTCTGTGAGCTCGCGGCTGCGGACGAAGCGACGGAGGGGAAGCGATAG
- a CDS encoding aminotransferase class IV, whose protein sequence is MTDEPLYHVDGDLVPASEATVSVDDRGFRYGDAAFETMRAYGGTIFEWDRHVERLERTCQSLSLAHGLADTDLRDRIDETLAANDLADAYVRLSITRGVQPGKLTPQPEVDPTVVIYVTPLPRGGLESEPVWDGPATVKSIETRRMPEQAVPASAKTHNYLNGILARAELRGTDADEALLSDLEGNVAEGATSNLFFVRDGVLCTPTTDGPVLPGITRELVLELAEDAGVPTREEQYGLEEVCEAEEAFLTNRTWELRPVDRVDDAVIGGGPVTERLSQLYDERVEKACYEE, encoded by the coding sequence ATGACCGACGAACCCCTGTATCACGTCGACGGCGACCTCGTGCCCGCGAGCGAGGCGACCGTCAGCGTCGACGACCGCGGCTTTCGGTACGGCGACGCTGCCTTCGAGACCATGCGGGCCTACGGCGGGACGATTTTCGAGTGGGACCGCCACGTCGAGCGCCTCGAGCGGACCTGCCAGTCGCTCTCGCTCGCACACGGCCTCGCCGACACGGACCTCCGCGACCGGATCGACGAGACGCTCGCGGCGAACGATCTCGCCGACGCCTACGTCCGGCTCTCGATCACGCGTGGCGTCCAGCCGGGGAAACTGACGCCCCAGCCCGAGGTCGACCCCACGGTCGTGATCTACGTCACGCCGCTCCCGCGGGGCGGCCTCGAAAGCGAACCCGTCTGGGACGGCCCCGCCACCGTCAAATCGATCGAAACCCGCCGAATGCCCGAGCAAGCCGTCCCAGCCAGCGCGAAGACGCACAACTATCTGAACGGCATCCTCGCACGAGCCGAACTCCGCGGCACCGACGCCGACGAAGCCCTCCTCTCGGACCTCGAGGGAAACGTCGCGGAGGGGGCGACGAGCAACCTCTTTTTCGTCCGTGACGGCGTCCTCTGTACGCCGACGACTGACGGCCCCGTCCTGCCAGGGATCACACGCGAACTCGTCCTCGAGTTGGCCGAGGACGCCGGCGTTCCGACGCGAGAGGAACAGTATGGCCTCGAGGAGGTTTGCGAGGCTGAGGAAGCGTTTCTCACTAACCGAACGTGGGAACTCAGACCCGTAGATCGCGTCGACGACGCCGTAATCGGCGGCGGCCCGGTGACCGAGCGACTCTCACAGTTGTACGACGAACGCGTCGAGAAAGCGTGTTACGAGGAGTGA